In Gemmatimonadetes bacterium T265, one DNA window encodes the following:
- a CDS encoding glycosyl transferase yields the protein MSAVSGSIALGRAVPGLVPRRHPRPGTPARRAARRIALVSDWFLPRRGGIELQLAGLAAHLAAGGHHVDVITPTPGDPESGVVRLDVPRLPGAGVAYTPALGHALAQALDVGAYDVVHAHASVVSPAAFAAVRAARRRGIPCLVTFHSVLDAAAPLLGAVDALTGWARDPGVVLSGVSTLVADQLRRGVPMARVRVLPNGADLAWWRARPRNGAGGRPAEVRFVTAMRLVRKKRPLALVPVAAAMRAAAPAGVRVRMLVAGEGAERARLERAARRAGLADVVSVLGWQSRAGLRALYRTADTFVLPTVRESFGIAALEARAAGLAVLARAGSGVADFVAPGVDGWLCASDAELAERAAAWVHDPAALARTRAASAADVPVAFGWDAVTDAHLDAYVAAAAVR from the coding sequence GTGAGCGCCGTCTCCGGCAGCATCGCCCTCGGCCGCGCCGTCCCTGGTCTCGTCCCCCGACGCCACCCGCGGCCCGGTACCCCCGCGCGTCGGGCCGCGCGCCGCATCGCCCTCGTCTCCGACTGGTTCCTCCCCCGGCGCGGCGGGATCGAGCTGCAGCTGGCCGGGCTCGCCGCCCACCTCGCGGCCGGCGGGCACCACGTCGATGTGATCACCCCCACGCCCGGCGACCCCGAATCGGGCGTCGTCCGGCTCGACGTCCCCCGGCTGCCGGGCGCCGGGGTTGCCTACACGCCCGCGCTGGGCCACGCCCTCGCCCAGGCCCTCGACGTCGGCGCCTACGACGTCGTCCACGCCCACGCGAGCGTCGTCTCACCGGCCGCGTTCGCCGCCGTCCGCGCGGCGCGGCGGCGCGGCATCCCCTGCCTCGTCACCTTCCACTCCGTCCTTGACGCGGCCGCGCCCCTGCTCGGCGCCGTCGACGCGCTCACCGGCTGGGCGCGCGACCCGGGCGTCGTGCTGAGCGGCGTGAGCACGCTCGTCGCCGACCAGCTGCGGCGCGGCGTGCCGATGGCCCGCGTGCGCGTGCTGCCGAACGGGGCCGACCTCGCGTGGTGGCGCGCCCGCCCGCGCAACGGCGCGGGCGGGCGCCCGGCCGAGGTGCGCTTCGTGACCGCGATGCGCCTCGTCCGCAAGAAGCGCCCGCTCGCCCTCGTCCCCGTCGCCGCCGCGATGCGCGCCGCCGCGCCCGCGGGCGTCCGCGTGCGCATGCTCGTCGCCGGCGAGGGCGCCGAGCGCGCGCGCCTCGAGCGCGCCGCGCGACGCGCCGGGCTCGCCGACGTCGTCTCCGTGCTCGGGTGGCAGTCGCGCGCGGGGCTCCGCGCCCTCTACCGCACCGCCGACACGTTCGTGCTGCCGACCGTGCGCGAGTCGTTCGGCATCGCCGCCCTCGAAGCGCGCGCGGCGGGGCTCGCCGTCCTCGCGCGCGCCGGCTCCGGGGTGGCCGACTTCGTCGCCCCCGGCGTTGACGGGTGGCTCTGCGCGTCGGACGCCGAGTTGGCCGAGCGCGCGGCGGCCTGGGTGCACGACCCCGCGGCGCTCGCCAGGACGCGCGCGGCGAGCGCCGCGGACGTGCCGGTCGCCTTCGGGTGGGACGCCGTCACCGACGCCCACCTCGACGCGTACGTCGCCGCCGCCGCGGTTCGCTAG
- a CDS encoding inosine-5-monophosphate dehydrogenase: MADAAAEHVVMIDAESTVLDAARLMTARGIGGLMVRDAAGHMVGIFTERDVLRRVVNDGRDPQATAVAAVMTAPVLTVAPETTVAECRRLFTGRRIRHLPVKDGGELVGVVTSGDVLAFEADEAKATIEHLEGYVFSNR, translated from the coding sequence GTGGCCGACGCGGCGGCCGAGCACGTGGTCATGATCGACGCGGAGTCGACGGTGCTCGACGCGGCGCGGCTGATGACGGCGCGCGGGATCGGCGGCCTCATGGTCCGCGATGCGGCGGGGCACATGGTCGGGATCTTCACCGAACGCGACGTATTGCGGCGCGTCGTGAACGACGGCCGCGACCCGCAGGCGACGGCCGTGGCTGCGGTGATGACGGCCCCCGTGCTCACCGTCGCGCCCGAGACGACGGTCGCCGAGTGCCGGCGGCTGTTCACGGGGCGGCGGATCCGGCACCTGCCCGTGAAGGACGGCGGGGAACTCGTCGGGGTGGTGACGAGTGGCGACGTGCTCGCCTTCGAGGCCGACGAGGCGAAGGCGACGATCGAGCACCTCGAGGGCTACGTCTTCTCGAATCGCTGA